A part of Aegilops tauschii subsp. strangulata cultivar AL8/78 chromosome 2, Aet v6.0, whole genome shotgun sequence genomic DNA contains:
- the LOC109782732 gene encoding signal recognition particle subunit SRP54 2 encodes MVLAQLGGSISRALAQMSNATVIDEKVLGECLNEISRTPLQSDVRKIINLETLAAGTNKRRIIQQAVFTELCNMLDPGKPVFTPKKGKPNVVMFVGLQGQSDSPTNLACLLCLLFYTYY; translated from the exons ATGGTGCTCGCGCAGCTGGGCGGGAGCATCTCCCGCGCGCTCGCGCAGATGAGCAACGCCACGGTGATCGACGAGAAGGTGCTCGGGGAGTGCCTCAACGAGATCTCCCGCACGCCCCTGCAGTCCGACGTCCGGAAGATCATCAACCTCGAGACCCTCGCCGCCGGCACCAACAAGCGGCGCATCATACAACAG GCTGTCTTCACGGAGCTCTGCAACATGCTGGATCCAGGGAAGCCGGTCTTCACCCCCAAGAAGGGCAAGCCCAACGTCGTCATGTTTGTCGGATTGCAGGGCCAGTCTGACTCACCAACTAACCTCGCCTGCTTGCTCTGTTTATTGTTCTACACCTATTACTGA